In Gemmatimonadaceae bacterium, a genomic segment contains:
- the atpD gene encoding F0F1 ATP synthase subunit beta yields the protein MAATTAIKNIGKIVQVIGPVLDVEFEAEHLPELYNALDITGKAETGEDIHVVVEVQQHIGRNQVRAVAMSSTDGVERGFEVVDTGGPITVPVGESALGRILNVVGQPVDNGPAIPKDAPRWPIHRKRPDFVDLEPKTEIFETGIKVIDLVAPFVKGGKIGLFGGAGVGKTVVIQELINNVAKGHGGRSVFCGVGERTREGNDLYLEFKEANILSQVALIYGQMNEPPGARLRVGLTGLTVAEYFRDTEGADVLVFIDNIFRFTQAGSEVSALLGRMPSAVGYQPTLATEMGDLQERITSTRNGSITSVQAIYVPADDITDPAPATAFAHLDATVVLSRAITELGIYPAVDPLSSSSRILDAQFIGERHYKVATEVQRILQRYKELQDIIAILGMDELSEEDKRIVARARRVQRFMSQPFAVAQQFTGIIGKYVKLEETVSSFERLVSGEFDNLPEQAFFMAGSIEDVAENAKRLAQS from the coding sequence GAAAGGCGGAGACGGGCGAGGACATTCACGTCGTCGTCGAAGTCCAGCAGCACATTGGCCGGAATCAGGTGCGCGCGGTCGCCATGTCGTCGACTGACGGCGTGGAGCGCGGCTTCGAGGTCGTCGATACGGGCGGCCCGATCACGGTGCCCGTGGGCGAGTCGGCGTTAGGACGAATCTTGAACGTGGTTGGCCAGCCCGTTGATAACGGCCCGGCCATTCCGAAGGATGCACCCCGCTGGCCGATCCATCGTAAGCGTCCGGACTTCGTCGACCTCGAGCCGAAGACGGAGATCTTCGAGACCGGCATCAAGGTCATCGACCTCGTCGCTCCGTTCGTGAAAGGCGGAAAGATCGGTCTCTTCGGCGGCGCGGGCGTGGGGAAGACAGTCGTCATTCAGGAATTGATCAACAACGTCGCGAAGGGCCATGGCGGCAGGTCAGTCTTCTGCGGCGTAGGTGAACGGACGCGCGAGGGAAACGATCTGTATCTGGAGTTCAAGGAAGCGAACATCCTGAGCCAGGTCGCTCTCATTTACGGGCAAATGAACGAGCCGCCGGGTGCGCGGCTCCGCGTCGGCCTCACGGGCCTAACGGTGGCAGAGTACTTCCGGGATACCGAAGGCGCGGACGTGCTCGTGTTCATCGACAATATCTTTCGATTCACGCAGGCGGGCTCGGAGGTGTCGGCGTTGCTCGGGCGCATGCCGAGCGCCGTCGGATATCAACCGACGCTGGCGACGGAGATGGGCGATTTGCAGGAGCGCATCACGTCGACTCGTAACGGGTCGATCACGTCGGTGCAGGCGATCTACGTTCCGGCGGACGATATCACCGATCCCGCACCGGCGACTGCCTTCGCGCACCTGGACGCGACGGTCGTGCTCTCGCGCGCCATTACGGAGCTCGGGATTTATCCCGCGGTCGATCCGCTCTCGTCATCGTCGCGAATCCTCGATGCGCAGTTCATCGGTGAGCGACACTATAAGGTTGCAACCGAGGTGCAGCGCATTCTGCAGCGTTACAAGGAGCTGCAGGACATCATCGCGATTCTCGGCATGGACGAGCTTTCGGAAGAAGACAAGCGAATCGTGGCGCGTGCCCGTCGCGTGCAGCGCTTCATGTCGCAGCCGTTCGCGGTCGCGCAGCAGTTCACCGGCATCATCGGCAAGTACGTAAAGCTCGAGGAAACGGTCTCGTCATTCGAGCGCCTCGTGTCCGGCGAATTCGACAACCTGCCTGAGCAGGCGTTCTTCATGGCCGGCAGCATCGAGGATGTCGCCGAGAACGCCAAGCGGTTGGCTCAGAGCTGA
- the atpC gene encoding ATP synthase F1 subunit epsilon — protein sequence MLTVTVISPEAVLFEGTSESVVAPAFDGEVGILTGHAPMMTLLGRGTLRIGGAERRFLIEGGFLQVVDNQVRVVTERAQVA from the coding sequence ATGCTAACAGTTACTGTCATTTCGCCAGAAGCCGTTCTCTTCGAGGGCACGAGCGAGTCTGTCGTGGCACCGGCGTTCGATGGGGAAGTTGGCATCCTCACCGGTCATGCCCCGATGATGACGCTGTTGGGCAGGGGAACGCTCCGAATTGGAGGGGCCGAGCGCCGCTTCCTGATCGAGGGCGGATTTCTACAGGTCGTCGACAACCAAGTGCGAGTCGTGACGGAGCGCGCGCAGGTAGCCTAA
- a CDS encoding SusC/RagA family TonB-linked outer membrane protein: MSRARIVAVALCAIALTGAGGAVAQAQNAVISGRVTTDFGQPIEGANVFITEMSVSVRSDASGNYTINLPAARVDGRQANLRARAFGRAPTVRLINITPGAQTVNFSLKEDVNRLAEVVVTGVTAGTEQKNLPFQVAHVDQSEMPVPGATNVLSQLAGKVPGLEIVQASGRPGSAPAVMLRGPKSINGTGRGQDPLYIVDGIILNPGIGVNQLGTALSLQGGTLADINPADIESVEVVEGAAAASLYGSRAANGVISITTKSGRNAGSGIHYNVRTEYGGSDIEHTFPYSDYSMMMMDETQKRFCVITSAGPCAQTVDFGEEALRVNQLGGVVALSPVGFRQDFGISSAAKAPLLRNLYEVNAFPVTYNPLAQMVTSGQFTNTTLDASGNNGGTSYFVSGSNLWQQGSIRSLTGFKRNSVRVNVDQNVGNDWTFGARTYYSRAWQDGSNAENGNGFFTLTRSPAAVNLLATDDQGRLYVRSNPLNQGSQNYNPLYYFENRRQNDLDDRFLGNLTARYTPTSWLDLDANGSYDRTNSSGLFMYDKGFRTTAISSDNLGSQSHYAGYGQSYNTAINGSAHRSWGNLTARYTARYLYEQQDIYSEALNGSTLAVAGLTTAKDATTGFGLNSTTQSIRSVGITNGITADWKSRYFIDALVRRDGSSLFGSDNRWANYGRASAAWRISDESWWFLSSVNDLKFRASYGTAGGRPPFVAQYETYTIGTGGSLSPNTQGNAHLRPETTYETELGADMEILHRYGLNLTLAHDITKDQILPVPLPASQGFNQVWTNAGTLDNKTIELSLNVPILQRRNLGWSARFNYDRTITMVTQLNEAPFLYGTDYQNSGSVFYLQAGYPYAEFYGRQFVTSCGQLPSAFQSQCGGAGSAFQKNSDGMIVWVGQGNSLGDGITKNLWNAVLPNGQAPWSKQLNWGMPIKVRDPATGSSANVYLGSALPKFRISHSQTFNYKKLFLYALVDGSFGQYVWNEARAWSFGDYQDREEDQHGKSVADAKPLGYYWRQGPADAGIGTGGLYDALGVNSVNLEKASYAKIREVNISYNYGAVRGVGDWTIGLIGRNLKTFTNYSGYDPEVGVTNAGSTSGSGAVNGIDAYQFPNLRTFSLSLSTRF, encoded by the coding sequence ATGAGTCGTGCTCGAATCGTGGCCGTGGCCCTATGCGCCATAGCGCTCACGGGGGCGGGGGGCGCCGTCGCCCAGGCACAGAACGCCGTGATCTCCGGTAGGGTGACCACGGACTTTGGACAACCAATCGAGGGAGCAAACGTCTTCATCACCGAGATGAGTGTCTCGGTCCGCAGTGATGCGTCGGGGAACTACACGATCAACCTCCCGGCGGCTCGCGTCGATGGACGTCAGGCGAACCTGCGGGCACGCGCGTTCGGTCGCGCGCCGACGGTTCGTCTGATCAATATCACGCCGGGCGCGCAGACCGTGAATTTCTCGCTGAAGGAAGACGTCAATCGGCTCGCAGAAGTCGTGGTCACGGGCGTAACGGCTGGAACGGAGCAGAAGAATCTTCCGTTCCAGGTGGCGCACGTCGATCAGAGCGAGATGCCGGTACCAGGCGCGACCAACGTACTGTCGCAGCTTGCCGGCAAAGTGCCGGGCCTCGAGATCGTGCAGGCGAGCGGCCGGCCGGGGAGCGCGCCGGCTGTCATGCTACGCGGTCCGAAGTCGATCAACGGAACGGGGCGCGGCCAGGATCCGCTCTACATCGTCGACGGCATCATCCTCAACCCGGGCATCGGCGTCAACCAACTCGGAACGGCGCTCTCGCTGCAGGGCGGCACCCTCGCCGACATCAATCCGGCGGACATCGAAAGCGTCGAAGTCGTGGAGGGCGCGGCGGCGGCGTCGCTGTACGGGTCTCGCGCAGCGAACGGCGTCATATCCATTACGACGAAGTCCGGACGCAATGCTGGATCGGGCATCCACTACAACGTGCGCACTGAATACGGCGGAAGCGATATCGAGCACACCTTCCCATATTCCGACTACAGCATGATGATGATGGACGAGACGCAGAAGCGCTTCTGCGTCATCACGAGCGCCGGGCCGTGCGCACAGACGGTGGACTTCGGCGAAGAGGCGCTCCGCGTCAATCAGCTCGGCGGCGTCGTTGCGCTTTCGCCTGTGGGCTTCCGACAGGACTTCGGCATCTCGTCGGCGGCGAAGGCGCCGCTGCTTCGGAATCTATATGAAGTGAACGCGTTCCCGGTGACGTACAATCCGCTCGCCCAAATGGTGACGAGCGGGCAGTTCACGAACACGACGCTCGACGCTTCGGGGAACAATGGCGGAACGAGCTATTTCGTGAGCGGCTCGAACCTGTGGCAGCAAGGCTCGATTAGGAGCCTAACGGGGTTCAAGCGGAATTCGGTGCGCGTCAACGTCGATCAGAACGTAGGCAACGATTGGACGTTCGGCGCCCGCACCTACTATTCGCGTGCGTGGCAGGACGGTAGCAACGCGGAGAACGGCAACGGCTTCTTCACCCTCACGCGGTCGCCGGCCGCCGTGAACCTGCTTGCGACGGACGATCAGGGGCGTTTGTACGTGCGATCGAATCCGCTCAATCAAGGCTCGCAGAACTACAACCCGCTGTACTACTTCGAGAATCGACGCCAGAACGATCTGGACGATCGATTCCTCGGCAACCTGACGGCTCGGTACACGCCAACGAGCTGGCTCGATCTCGATGCGAACGGAAGCTACGATCGCACGAACTCGAGCGGTTTGTTCATGTACGACAAGGGGTTCCGCACGACCGCGATCTCGTCTGACAACCTTGGCTCGCAGAGTCACTACGCGGGCTACGGGCAGTCGTACAACACCGCGATCAACGGGTCGGCGCACCGGAGCTGGGGGAACCTAACGGCGCGGTACACGGCGCGGTATTTGTACGAGCAGCAGGACATCTACAGCGAGGCGTTGAACGGGTCGACACTTGCCGTCGCCGGCCTGACGACGGCGAAGGACGCGACGACGGGGTTCGGTCTGAACTCGACGACGCAGTCCATTCGGTCCGTCGGTATCACGAACGGCATCACGGCGGACTGGAAGAGCCGGTACTTCATCGACGCATTGGTCCGGCGTGACGGAAGCTCACTCTTCGGAAGCGACAATCGTTGGGCGAACTATGGCCGCGCTTCCGCGGCGTGGCGCATTTCGGACGAGTCGTGGTGGTTCCTCTCGTCGGTAAACGACCTGAAATTCCGCGCGTCGTACGGCACGGCTGGCGGTCGGCCGCCGTTCGTCGCCCAGTATGAGACGTACACGATCGGCACGGGTGGCTCGCTCTCGCCGAACACACAGGGCAATGCCCACCTGCGCCCTGAGACGACCTACGAGACGGAATTGGGCGCTGACATGGAGATCCTGCACCGCTACGGTTTGAACCTGACATTGGCGCACGACATCACGAAGGATCAGATCCTGCCCGTGCCACTTCCGGCATCGCAGGGCTTCAACCAGGTGTGGACGAACGCGGGCACGCTCGACAACAAGACGATCGAGCTCTCGCTCAACGTTCCAATCCTGCAGCGGCGCAACCTCGGATGGTCGGCGCGATTCAACTACGACCGCACGATCACGATGGTCACGCAGCTCAACGAAGCGCCATTCTTGTACGGCACGGACTACCAGAACTCCGGTTCGGTGTTCTACTTACAGGCCGGATATCCGTACGCTGAGTTCTATGGACGTCAGTTCGTGACGAGCTGCGGTCAGCTGCCTTCAGCGTTCCAGTCGCAGTGCGGCGGCGCTGGCAGCGCCTTCCAGAAGAACAGCGACGGTATGATCGTCTGGGTCGGACAGGGCAATTCGTTAGGCGATGGCATCACGAAGAACCTGTGGAACGCGGTGCTTCCGAACGGGCAGGCTCCATGGAGCAAGCAGCTCAACTGGGGTATGCCTATCAAAGTGCGCGATCCCGCCACCGGATCATCGGCCAACGTGTACCTGGGTAGTGCGCTTCCGAAGTTCCGCATCAGCCACTCGCAGACCTTCAACTACAAGAAGTTGTTCCTGTACGCGTTGGTCGACGGTTCCTTCGGTCAATATGTGTGGAATGAAGCGCGCGCGTGGTCGTTCGGCGATTACCAGGACCGTGAGGAAGACCAGCACGGCAAGAGCGTCGCGGACGCGAAGCCGCTTGGTTACTACTGGCGGCAAGGCCCGGCCGACGCCGGAATCGGCACGGGCGGCTTGTATGACGCGTTAGGTGTGAACAGCGTGAACCTCGAGAAGGCGAGCTACGCCAAGATTCGCGAGGTCAACATCTCGTACAACTACGGAGCGGTGCGCGGCGTGGGCGATTGGACGATCGGACTGATCGGCCGGAACCTGAAGACGTTCACGAACTACAGCGGCTATGATCCGGAAGTCGGCGTCACGAATGCCGGCAGCACGTCGGGATCGGGTGCGGTGAACGGCATCGACGCGTACCAGTTCCCCAATCTTCGCACATTCTCGCTCAGCCTTAGCACTCGCTTCTAA